One genomic segment of Amycolatopsis sp. Hca4 includes these proteins:
- a CDS encoding FMN reductase: MKLAVVTAGLSVPSSTRLLADRLAAATVAAAGSPVEVSVVELRDIALDITKNLLTGFPSPELRTAIETVTGADAVIAVTPVFTAGYSGLFKSFFDVLDTDSLVGTPVLLAATGGTERHSLVLDYQLRPLFGYLKADPVATGVYAASSDWGSGEASGALQRRIEKAGAELASAAEGRVAAPKEPDFVPFEQLLAQ, translated from the coding sequence ATGAAGCTCGCAGTGGTGACGGCGGGGCTTTCGGTGCCCTCGTCGACCCGCCTGCTGGCGGACCGCCTGGCCGCGGCGACGGTCGCCGCGGCCGGGTCCCCGGTCGAGGTTTCCGTGGTGGAGCTGCGGGACATCGCACTCGACATCACGAAGAACCTGCTGACCGGCTTCCCGAGCCCGGAACTGCGCACGGCCATCGAGACGGTGACCGGCGCGGACGCGGTGATCGCGGTGACACCGGTGTTCACGGCCGGCTACAGCGGCCTGTTCAAGTCGTTCTTCGACGTGCTGGACACCGATTCCCTGGTGGGCACGCCGGTGCTGCTCGCGGCGACCGGTGGCACGGAACGGCATTCGCTGGTGCTCGACTACCAGCTGCGGCCGCTGTTCGGTTACCTGAAAGCGGATCCGGTCGCGACGGGCGTGTACGCGGCTTCGTCCGACTGGGGCAGTGGCGAGGCTTCGGGGGCGTTGCAACGGCGGATCGAGAAGGCGGGCGCGGAGCTGGCTTCGGCCGCCGAGGGGCGGGTGGCCGCTCCGAAGGAGCCGGACTTCGTTCCGTTCGAACAGCTACTGGCGCAGTAG
- a CDS encoding LLM class flavin-dependent oxidoreductase — MQFGIFTVGDVTTDPTNGTTPTEHERIKAMVRIALKAEEVGLDVFATGEHHNPPFVPSSPTTMLGYIAAQTSKLVLSTSTTLITTNDPVKIAEDFAMLQHLADGRVDLMMGRGNTGPVYPWFGQDIRQGIPLAIENYALLRKLWREDVVDWQGKFRTPLQGFTSTPRPLDDVPPFVWHGSIRSPEIAEQAAYYGDGFFANHIFWPKEHFQQLISFYRQRFEHYGHGSADQAIVGLGGQAFIRPKSQDAWNEFRPYFDNAPVYGHGPSLEEFTDQTPLTVGSPQEVIDKTLTFREHFGDYQRQLFLLDHAGLPLKTVLEQLDLLGEQVVPVLRKELDAMRPAHVPDAPTHESLKAAASAAVEATV; from the coding sequence ATGCAGTTCGGAATCTTCACGGTGGGCGACGTCACGACCGATCCCACGAACGGAACCACGCCGACGGAACACGAGCGGATCAAGGCGATGGTCCGCATCGCGCTCAAGGCGGAGGAGGTCGGCCTCGACGTCTTCGCGACCGGTGAGCACCACAACCCGCCGTTCGTCCCGTCGTCCCCGACGACGATGCTCGGCTACATCGCGGCGCAGACGTCCAAGCTCGTCCTGTCCACGTCGACGACCCTGATCACCACGAACGACCCGGTGAAGATCGCCGAGGACTTCGCGATGCTGCAGCACCTCGCCGACGGCCGCGTCGACCTGATGATGGGCCGCGGCAACACCGGCCCGGTCTACCCGTGGTTCGGCCAGGACATCCGCCAGGGCATCCCGCTGGCCATCGAGAACTACGCGCTGCTGCGCAAGCTGTGGCGCGAGGACGTCGTCGACTGGCAGGGCAAGTTCCGCACCCCGCTGCAGGGCTTCACCTCGACCCCGCGGCCGCTGGACGACGTCCCGCCGTTCGTCTGGCACGGCTCGATCCGCAGCCCGGAGATCGCCGAGCAGGCCGCCTACTACGGTGACGGCTTCTTCGCCAACCACATCTTCTGGCCGAAGGAGCACTTCCAGCAGCTGATCTCCTTCTACCGCCAGCGGTTCGAGCACTACGGCCACGGCTCGGCGGACCAGGCGATCGTCGGCCTCGGCGGCCAGGCGTTCATCCGGCCCAAGTCCCAGGACGCGTGGAACGAGTTCCGGCCGTACTTCGACAACGCCCCGGTGTACGGGCACGGCCCGTCGCTGGAGGAGTTCACCGACCAGACCCCGCTGACCGTCGGCAGCCCGCAGGAGGTCATCGACAAGACGCTGACCTTCCGCGAGCACTTCGGCGACTACCAGCGCCAGCTGTTCCTGCTGGACCACGCCGGCCTGCCGCTGAAGACCGTGCTGGAGCAGCTCGACCTGCTCGGCGAGCAGGTGGTCCCGGTGCTGCGCAAGGAACTGGACGCGATGCGCCCGGCGCACGTCCCGGACGCGCCGACGCACGAATCCCTGAAGGCGGCGGCTTCGGCCGCAGTGGAGGCGACAGTATGA
- a CDS encoding type IIA DNA topoisomerase subunit B yields the protein MTAETLYGADDLTHLEGLEAVRKRPGMYIGSTDSRGINHLFSEVVDNSTDEGVAGYATKIVVTLHADGSVQVDDDGRGIPTGTHAKSGLSGVELVLTRLHAGGKFGGSGYKTSGGLHGVGASAVNALSHRFDVTVKQDGKVHQMSFKHGVPGTFDAPGPKAKFTRRSGLNVAGKMKRGERSGTSIRYWYDARYFESGAALDVEGVRTKLRNTAFLVPGVTYVLRTAIEDTINEETFHFPHGLADMVDFLTPSGEKPVCGTLLITGEGTYKENAADAAGVMQSNVERHAEVEVALRWGTGYERTVECFTNTIRNVHGGTHRRGFDRAVTKALQEAISKTRGLLKPKEDMPTLEDVLEGMTAVIHVRLPEPQFTSQTKDELSTAGITRVLQGIVDKHVKAWTEDRKTKSEAKVVLQKVVDASRVRLTQKQQKDAARRKTALEGAAMPPKLVDCRTTGVSRSELFLVEGDSALGSARMARVSEYQALLPLRGKILNVQKASLGDTLKNAEIASIVQVLGAGTGRTFDLSTMRYGRVILMADADVDGSHIRTLLITLFAKYMRPVIEDGRLYAAMPPLHKLVTKGRNPETHFTYTQQEMETKFAELERAGKSIVTPVPRFKGLGEMDADELWETTMNPATRSVRRITMDDVEAAEGALELLMGEKVEPRRNWLVASSDRIDREAIDA from the coding sequence GTGACTGCCGAGACCTTGTACGGGGCCGACGACCTGACGCATCTCGAGGGTCTCGAAGCCGTCCGCAAACGACCCGGGATGTACATCGGCTCCACCGACAGCCGGGGCATCAACCACCTCTTCTCCGAGGTGGTGGACAACTCCACGGACGAGGGGGTCGCGGGCTACGCGACCAAGATCGTCGTCACACTGCACGCCGACGGCAGCGTCCAGGTCGACGACGACGGCCGCGGCATCCCGACCGGCACCCACGCCAAGTCCGGTTTGTCCGGCGTCGAGCTGGTGCTGACCCGGCTGCACGCCGGCGGCAAGTTCGGCGGCTCCGGCTACAAGACCTCCGGCGGCCTGCACGGCGTCGGCGCTTCGGCGGTCAACGCGCTGTCGCACCGCTTCGACGTCACGGTGAAGCAGGACGGCAAGGTCCACCAGATGTCGTTCAAGCACGGCGTGCCGGGCACGTTCGACGCGCCGGGCCCGAAGGCGAAGTTCACCCGCCGGTCCGGGCTGAACGTCGCCGGCAAGATGAAGCGCGGCGAGCGCAGCGGCACGTCGATCCGCTACTGGTACGACGCGCGCTACTTCGAGTCCGGCGCGGCGCTCGACGTCGAAGGCGTGCGCACGAAGCTGCGCAACACCGCGTTCCTCGTCCCGGGCGTCACGTACGTGCTGCGCACGGCGATCGAAGACACGATCAACGAAGAGACGTTTCACTTCCCGCACGGCCTGGCCGACATGGTCGACTTCCTCACCCCGTCGGGCGAGAAGCCGGTCTGCGGCACGCTGCTGATCACCGGCGAAGGCACGTACAAGGAGAACGCGGCCGACGCCGCGGGCGTCATGCAGTCCAATGTGGAGCGGCACGCCGAGGTCGAGGTGGCGCTGCGCTGGGGCACCGGCTACGAGCGCACGGTCGAGTGCTTCACCAACACGATCCGCAACGTGCACGGCGGCACCCACCGCCGCGGCTTCGACCGCGCGGTGACGAAGGCGTTGCAGGAGGCCATCTCCAAGACCCGCGGGCTGCTCAAGCCCAAGGAGGACATGCCGACCCTGGAGGACGTCCTCGAGGGCATGACGGCCGTGATCCACGTCCGGCTGCCGGAGCCGCAGTTCACCTCGCAGACCAAGGACGAGCTGTCCACCGCCGGGATCACCCGCGTGCTGCAGGGCATCGTCGACAAGCACGTCAAGGCCTGGACCGAGGATCGCAAGACGAAGTCCGAGGCCAAGGTCGTGCTGCAGAAGGTCGTCGACGCCTCGCGCGTGCGGCTCACCCAGAAGCAGCAGAAGGACGCCGCCCGGCGCAAGACCGCGCTGGAGGGCGCGGCGATGCCGCCGAAGCTGGTCGACTGCCGCACCACCGGCGTCTCCCGTTCCGAGCTGTTCCTGGTCGAGGGCGACAGCGCGCTGGGGTCGGCGCGGATGGCGCGCGTGTCGGAGTACCAGGCGCTGCTGCCGCTGCGCGGCAAGATCCTGAACGTGCAGAAGGCGTCGCTGGGCGACACGCTGAAGAACGCCGAGATCGCGTCGATCGTGCAGGTCCTCGGCGCGGGCACCGGCCGCACGTTCGACCTGTCGACCATGCGCTACGGCCGGGTGATCCTGATGGCCGACGCCGATGTCGACGGTTCGCACATCCGCACCCTGCTGATCACGCTGTTCGCGAAGTACATGCGCCCGGTGATCGAGGACGGCAGGCTGTACGCGGCCATGCCGCCGTTGCACAAGCTCGTCACGAAGGGCCGCAACCCGGAAACGCACTTCACGTACACCCAGCAGGAGATGGAGACGAAGTTCGCCGAGCTGGAGCGGGCGGGCAAGAGCATCGTCACCCCGGTGCCGCGGTTCAAGGGTCTCGGCGAGATGGACGCCGACGAGCTGTGGGAGACCACGATGAACCCGGCCACCCGCTCGGTCCGCCGGATCACCATGGACGACGTCGAAGCCGCCGAAGGCGCGCTGGAGCTGCTGATGGGCGAGAAGGTCGAGCCCCGGCGCAACTGGCTGGTCGCCTCATCGGACCGGATCGACCGCGAAGCCATCGACGCTTAA
- a CDS encoding DNA topoisomerase (ATP-hydrolyzing) subunit A, which translates to MARRKGTTTKVDPSAFDSPGAHVFDNSLKTEIEDSYLEYAYSVIHSRALPDARDGLKPVHRRILYSMNENGYRPTHAYVKSSRVVGDVMGKYHPHGDVAIYDAMVRLAQDFSLNVPLIDGHGNFGSPDDGPAASRYTEARMSPEAMQLVGELGEDTVDFRPNYDGSLEEPSVLPAAFPNLLVNGTSGIAVGMATNMIPHNLGEVIAAARWLITHPSATLDKLMEFVPGPDLPTGGKLLGLDEVRRAYETGRGVVRMRANVETGPLEGSRGRQAITVTELPYGVGPEKVIEKITDEVNKSKRLTGIADVKDLTDRENGTRLVIECKVGVNPQALLADLYRLTPLEQSFGINNLVLVDGQPQTLGLKELLEVFLRHRYDVVTRRTKYRRRKREERLHLVDGLLIALLNIDKVIRLIRESENAQAAKDGLMTRFKLSEIQATYILDTPLRRLTKYDRLELESEQERLREEIAELSKILDDESVLKKLVSAELAKIAKDFPTERRTALIDGDLKEVLAASKPSGPLEVADDPCQVILSATGLVARTAAESEEATETRRRNGRVKHDAVAAVVHTTARGQVLLVTSRGRAFKTDVLPLPVLPEQAGTVSLRGGMAARELVPLEKGETVIGIAPLGEQAAGSPGLALGTRAGVVKICSPEWPVRSDEFEVISLKDGDEVVGATWLTDGSETLAFVSSEASLLKYAASLVRPQGLKGGGMAGMNVGAGSVVFFGAVRTDDDEHGEPLVITATGQSVKVTPFSEYPAKGRATGGVRAQRFLKGETALRVAWIGPRPAGAARNGDPVELPEIDVRRDGSGHAHPGPDVVGHLIERD; encoded by the coding sequence GTGGCACGCCGCAAGGGCACCACCACCAAGGTCGATCCCAGCGCGTTCGACTCCCCGGGTGCGCACGTCTTCGACAACTCGCTGAAGACCGAGATCGAAGACTCCTACCTGGAGTACGCGTACTCGGTCATCCACTCGCGCGCCCTCCCGGACGCGCGGGACGGGCTGAAGCCGGTCCACCGCCGGATCCTGTACTCGATGAACGAGAACGGCTACCGGCCGACGCACGCGTACGTGAAGTCGTCCCGCGTGGTCGGTGACGTGATGGGCAAGTACCACCCGCACGGTGACGTCGCGATCTACGACGCGATGGTGCGGCTGGCCCAGGACTTCTCGCTGAACGTCCCGCTCATCGACGGGCACGGCAATTTTGGTAGCCCAGACGATGGTCCGGCCGCCTCGCGGTACACCGAAGCCCGCATGTCGCCCGAGGCGATGCAGCTGGTCGGCGAGCTCGGCGAGGACACCGTCGACTTCCGGCCCAACTACGACGGCTCGCTCGAAGAGCCGTCCGTGCTGCCCGCCGCGTTCCCGAACCTGCTGGTCAACGGCACGTCCGGGATCGCGGTCGGGATGGCGACCAACATGATCCCGCACAACCTCGGCGAGGTCATCGCCGCGGCGCGGTGGCTGATCACGCACCCGTCGGCGACGCTCGACAAGCTGATGGAGTTCGTCCCCGGCCCGGATCTGCCCACCGGCGGCAAGCTGCTGGGCCTGGACGAGGTCCGCCGCGCCTACGAGACCGGCCGCGGCGTGGTCCGGATGCGCGCGAACGTCGAAACCGGGCCCCTGGAAGGCAGCCGCGGGCGGCAGGCGATCACCGTCACCGAGCTGCCCTACGGCGTCGGCCCGGAGAAGGTGATCGAGAAGATCACCGACGAGGTCAACAAGTCCAAGCGGCTCACCGGCATCGCCGACGTCAAGGACCTCACCGACCGCGAGAACGGCACCCGGCTGGTCATCGAGTGCAAGGTCGGCGTCAACCCGCAGGCCCTGCTGGCCGACCTCTACCGGCTGACGCCGCTGGAGCAGTCGTTCGGCATCAACAACCTGGTCCTCGTCGACGGCCAGCCGCAGACCCTGGGCCTGAAGGAACTCCTCGAGGTCTTCCTCCGGCACCGCTACGACGTCGTCACCCGGCGCACGAAGTACCGCCGCCGCAAGCGCGAGGAGCGGCTGCACCTGGTCGACGGCCTGCTGATCGCCCTGCTGAACATCGACAAGGTGATCCGGCTGATCCGCGAAAGCGAGAACGCGCAGGCGGCGAAGGACGGCCTGATGACGCGCTTCAAGCTGTCGGAGATCCAGGCGACCTACATCCTCGACACCCCGCTGCGCCGGCTCACGAAGTACGACCGCCTCGAACTCGAGTCGGAGCAGGAGCGGCTGCGCGAGGAGATCGCGGAGCTGTCCAAGATCCTCGACGACGAGTCGGTGCTGAAGAAGCTCGTTTCTGCGGAGCTGGCGAAGATCGCGAAGGACTTCCCGACCGAGCGCCGCACCGCCCTGATCGACGGCGACCTGAAGGAGGTCCTGGCCGCGTCGAAGCCGTCCGGGCCCCTCGAGGTCGCGGACGATCCCTGCCAGGTGATCCTCTCGGCGACCGGGCTGGTGGCGCGCACCGCGGCCGAGTCCGAAGAGGCGACCGAGACGCGCCGCCGCAACGGCCGTGTGAAGCACGACGCCGTGGCCGCCGTGGTCCACACGACCGCGCGCGGGCAGGTGCTGCTGGTGACCAGCCGCGGCCGCGCGTTCAAGACGGACGTGCTGCCGCTGCCGGTGCTGCCCGAGCAGGCGGGCACGGTCTCGCTGCGCGGCGGGATGGCGGCTCGCGAGCTGGTGCCGTTGGAGAAGGGCGAGACGGTGATCGGCATCGCCCCGCTGGGCGAGCAGGCGGCGGGCTCCCCGGGCCTGGCGCTCGGCACCCGGGCGGGTGTGGTGAAGATCTGTTCGCCGGAGTGGCCGGTCCGTTCGGACGAGTTCGAAGTGATCTCGCTGAAGGACGGCGACGAGGTCGTCGGCGCCACGTGGCTGACGGACGGCTCGGAGACGCTGGCGTTCGTGTCGTCGGAGGCGTCACTGCTGAAGTACGCGGCCTCGCTGGTCCGCCCCCAGGGCCTCAAGGGCGGCGGCATGGCGGGCATGAACGTGGGCGCGGGCTCGGTGGTGTTCTTCGGAGCGGTCCGCACGGACGACGACGAGCACGGCGAGCCACTGGTGATCACGGCGACGGGCCAGAGCGTGAAGGTGACCCCGTTCAGCGAGTACCCGGCCAAGGGCCGCGCGACGGGGGGCGTGCGGGCCCAGAGGTTCCTCAAGGGTGAGACGGCGTTGCGAGTGGCCTGGATCGGCCCCCGCCCGGCAGGCGCGGCCCGCAACGGCGACCCGGTGGAGCTCCCGGAGATCGACGTCCGCCGCGACGGCTCGGGCCACGCCCACCCGGGCCCGGACGTGGTGGGCCACCTCATCGAGCGCGACTGA
- a CDS encoding RICIN domain-containing protein translates to MRSRRPLIRILAFFAACLGLSLGAPAVQAATPFKVLAFYSGTYDAAHISFEKEANVWFPQQASANGFTYTATTDWNRLTSLTKSTADVVLFLDDQPQSAAQFQGFQNYMANGGGFFGFHVTAYNDSSTPSYANWFHNDFLGTGRFTSNTWGPTPETLKIENRTHPSTVNLPATIRSSTSEWYAWQNDLRQNANISILASMDSSTFPIGTDPNQTWYSGYYPIAWTNKNYKMLYANFGHNAMNYDTNTALSSTFESADQNRFVLDGLKWLGGGSTGPTDPGTIDPAAWYAVTNKASGKCVDARAAGSANGTVIQQYTCNGTTAQQYQFAPTSGGYDRINNRTNTAQVIDVTDVSTADNAGLQLWSYSGGNNQQWQPVSEGSGYYHFVVRHTGKCLTVPGSSTADSVQLVQAACNGSAAQSFKVA, encoded by the coding sequence ATGAGATCCCGCCGTCCGCTGATCCGGATCCTGGCGTTCTTCGCCGCCTGCCTGGGGCTTTCGCTCGGTGCCCCGGCGGTGCAGGCCGCGACGCCGTTCAAGGTCCTGGCCTTCTACAGCGGCACCTACGACGCCGCGCACATCAGTTTCGAAAAGGAGGCCAACGTCTGGTTCCCCCAGCAGGCGTCGGCCAACGGGTTCACCTACACCGCGACGACCGACTGGAACCGGCTCACGAGCCTGACGAAGTCCACGGCCGACGTCGTGCTGTTCCTCGACGACCAGCCGCAGTCGGCCGCCCAGTTCCAGGGTTTCCAGAACTACATGGCCAACGGCGGCGGGTTCTTCGGCTTCCACGTCACCGCCTACAACGACAGCTCGACGCCGTCCTACGCGAACTGGTTCCACAACGACTTCCTCGGCACCGGCCGGTTCACCTCGAACACGTGGGGCCCGACGCCGGAGACGCTGAAGATCGAGAACCGCACGCACCCGTCGACGGTGAACCTGCCGGCGACGATCCGGTCGTCGACGTCGGAGTGGTACGCCTGGCAGAACGACCTGCGCCAGAACGCCAACATCTCGATCCTGGCGTCGATGGACTCCTCGACGTTCCCGATCGGCACCGACCCGAACCAGACCTGGTACAGCGGCTACTACCCGATCGCGTGGACGAACAAGAACTACAAGATGCTCTACGCCAACTTCGGCCACAACGCGATGAACTACGACACGAACACCGCGCTGTCGTCGACGTTCGAGAGCGCCGACCAGAACCGGTTCGTGCTCGACGGCCTGAAGTGGCTCGGCGGCGGTTCGACCGGGCCGACCGACCCGGGCACGATCGACCCCGCGGCCTGGTACGCGGTGACGAACAAGGCGTCCGGCAAGTGCGTCGACGCCCGCGCGGCGGGCAGTGCGAACGGCACGGTGATCCAGCAGTACACGTGCAACGGCACCACGGCCCAGCAGTACCAGTTCGCCCCGACCAGCGGCGGCTACGACCGGATCAACAACCGCACGAACACCGCCCAGGTCATCGACGTGACCGACGTGTCGACGGCCGACAACGCCGGCCTGCAGCTGTGGTCCTACAGCGGCGGGAACAACCAGCAGTGGCAGCCGGTGTCGGAAGGCAGCGGTTACTACCACTTCGTCGTCCGCCACACGGGCAAGTGCCTGACCGTGCCGGGCTCGTCCACCGCGGACAGCGTCCAGCTGGTCCAGGCGGCCTGCAACGGCAGCGCCGCCCAGTCGTTCAAGGTCGCCTAG
- a CDS encoding glycoside hydrolase family 3 N-terminal domain-containing protein — protein sequence MRLGRRLGIGALAVGLLLGSETPALAGNGPAYKDSWRPVKVRVADLLSRMSLDDKLGQMMQAERLGVESPADVTTGRLGSLLSGGSSQPTPNTPVTWADMYDGFQKAALATPLGIPLIYGVDAVHGHNGLYGATVFPHNIGLGATRDPELVQRIGRATAEEVSGTGIDWDFAPCLCVARNDRWGRTYESFGEVPQLATQMASIITGLQGTKLERPGSVLATAKHYVGDGGTTGGVNEGNTEISEQELRAIHLPPFRAAVRRGVGSVMISYSSWNGVKMHAGSYLINDVLKKELGFTGIVVSDYNGVDKIDGKSGFTPDEVEAAINAGIDMVMVPFEWQKFIDTLRTLVEQGRVPLSRIDDANRRILTKKFELGLFEHPLTDRRFLATIGSKPHRDLARQAVRESQVLLKNENHVLPLSRRSKIFVAGKSADDIGNQSGGWTVGWQGTSGPVIPGTTILQGIRNSSGQVTYAKDGTGIDRSYDVAVAVVGETPYAEGKGDRPQGMGLDATDLATLQKLKDSGVPTVVVLVSGRPLDIAAQLPDWAGLVESWLPGSEGQGVADVLFGDYNPTGKLPVTWMRSADQQPINAGDGKPALFPFGFGLRYPHRPW from the coding sequence ATGCGCCTCGGACGCAGGCTGGGCATCGGCGCGCTGGCCGTCGGGTTGCTGCTCGGCTCGGAAACCCCCGCGCTCGCCGGGAACGGCCCGGCCTACAAGGACTCCTGGCGCCCCGTCAAGGTGCGGGTGGCCGATCTGCTCTCGCGGATGTCGCTCGACGACAAGCTGGGCCAGATGATGCAGGCCGAACGGCTCGGGGTCGAAAGCCCGGCCGACGTCACCACCGGACGGCTCGGCTCGCTGCTCTCCGGCGGCAGCTCGCAGCCCACCCCGAACACGCCCGTCACCTGGGCCGACATGTACGACGGCTTCCAGAAGGCCGCGCTCGCCACGCCTCTGGGCATTCCGCTCATCTACGGCGTCGACGCCGTGCACGGCCACAACGGCCTCTACGGTGCCACGGTCTTCCCGCACAACATCGGCCTCGGCGCGACCCGCGACCCGGAACTCGTGCAACGCATCGGCCGCGCCACCGCCGAAGAGGTCTCCGGCACCGGGATCGACTGGGACTTCGCGCCCTGCCTGTGCGTCGCGCGCAACGATCGCTGGGGCCGGACCTACGAGTCCTTCGGCGAGGTCCCGCAGCTCGCCACGCAGATGGCGTCGATCATCACCGGGCTGCAGGGCACCAAGCTCGAGCGGCCGGGTTCGGTGCTCGCCACCGCCAAGCACTACGTCGGCGACGGCGGCACCACCGGCGGCGTCAACGAAGGCAACACCGAAATCAGCGAGCAGGAACTGCGCGCGATCCACCTGCCGCCGTTCCGGGCCGCCGTCCGGCGCGGGGTCGGGTCGGTGATGATCTCCTACAGCAGCTGGAACGGCGTCAAGATGCACGCCGGCTCGTACCTGATCAACGACGTCCTCAAGAAGGAGCTCGGCTTCACCGGGATCGTCGTCTCCGACTACAACGGCGTCGACAAGATCGACGGCAAGAGCGGGTTCACCCCCGACGAGGTCGAGGCCGCCATCAACGCCGGTATCGACATGGTGATGGTGCCCTTCGAGTGGCAGAAGTTCATCGACACGCTGCGGACGCTCGTCGAGCAGGGCCGCGTGCCGCTGAGCCGGATCGATGACGCCAACCGGCGCATCCTCACCAAGAAGTTCGAGCTCGGCCTGTTCGAGCACCCGCTGACCGACCGGCGGTTCCTGGCCACCATCGGCAGCAAGCCGCACCGCGACCTCGCCCGGCAGGCCGTGCGCGAATCCCAGGTGCTGCTCAAGAACGAGAATCACGTGCTGCCGCTTTCGCGGCGCAGCAAGATCTTCGTGGCCGGCAAGAGCGCGGACGACATCGGCAACCAGTCCGGCGGCTGGACCGTCGGCTGGCAGGGCACCAGCGGGCCCGTCATCCCCGGCACCACCATCCTGCAGGGCATCCGGAACAGCTCGGGCCAGGTGACCTACGCCAAGGACGGCACCGGGATCGACCGCAGCTACGACGTCGCCGTCGCGGTCGTGGGGGAGACGCCGTACGCCGAAGGCAAGGGCGACCGGCCGCAGGGGATGGGGCTGGACGCCACCGACCTCGCCACGCTGCAGAAGCTCAAGGACTCCGGCGTGCCGACCGTGGTCGTGCTCGTCTCCGGACGCCCGCTCGACATCGCCGCGCAGCTGCCGGACTGGGCCGGGCTCGTCGAGTCGTGGCTGCCGGGCAGCGAAGGGCAGGGCGTCGCCGATGTGCTCTTCGGCGACTACAACCCGACCGGCAAGCTGCCGGTGACCTGGATGCGCAGCGCCGACCAGCAGCCGATCAACGCCGGTGACGGCAAGCCCGCGCTGTTCCCGTTCGGGTTCGGCCTGCGGTACCCGCACCGCCCCTGGTGA
- a CDS encoding tyrosine-protein phosphatase, translating into MSWPGFHNTRDLGGLPATSGKTTRFGAFFRAADLRFVTEAGWAQARAAGVRTVVDLRNADEIRPAAEPRTAQAGSAQFTADTAGPATPAGIERLEVPLDDVDDLAFWQHINGAGLNGTPLYYPVFLRRKAGRCAAVVKAMAHADSGVLFHCGMGRDRTGLVALLLLALAGVEPRAIAADYALSAEALGDLVAAMGADDQGPVIRAALAKHRTTAEGAVLATLEEFDVERYLLAAGVTGGELRAVRARLVG; encoded by the coding sequence GTGTCCTGGCCGGGTTTCCACAACACCCGGGACCTCGGCGGGCTGCCGGCGACGTCCGGGAAGACGACCCGGTTCGGTGCCTTCTTCCGGGCGGCGGACCTGCGGTTCGTCACCGAGGCGGGGTGGGCGCAGGCGCGTGCCGCCGGGGTCCGCACCGTCGTCGACCTCCGGAACGCCGACGAGATCCGGCCCGCGGCCGAACCCCGGACCGCGCAGGCGGGTTCGGCGCAGTTCACCGCGGACACCGCCGGGCCGGCCACCCCGGCCGGGATCGAACGGCTCGAAGTCCCGCTCGACGACGTCGACGACCTCGCGTTCTGGCAGCACATCAACGGCGCCGGGCTCAACGGCACGCCGCTCTACTACCCGGTCTTCCTCCGGCGGAAGGCCGGCCGCTGCGCCGCGGTCGTCAAGGCGATGGCCCACGCCGATTCCGGCGTGCTGTTCCACTGCGGCATGGGCCGGGACCGCACGGGCCTGGTGGCGCTCCTGCTGCTCGCACTGGCCGGCGTCGAACCCCGGGCGATCGCCGCCGACTACGCCCTGTCGGCCGAAGCCCTCGGGGATCTTGTCGCCGCGATGGGCGCCGACGACCAGGGGCCGGTCATCCGGGCCGCGCTCGCGAAGCACCGCACCACGGCCGAAGGGGCGGTGCTGGCGACGCTCGAGGAGTTCGACGTCGAGCGGTACCTGCTGGCCGCGGGTGTCACCGGGGGCGAACTGCGGGCCGTTCGCGCCCGGCTGGTGGGGTAG
- a CDS encoding YbaB/EbfC family nucleoid-associated protein yields MITTRELIAQARAREEAMARVEELLASASGTAHDRDGQVEVTVDARGKLLRLWLAPSAVELGEGLGPLVVEIAQAAMREATQDGYNKVALLVGEDMTAMIERMTGMPAPARAEDDDPGMTVEEFQRLREERLGASPAAASPAPSVEDEDAYWESFDPASLRSDR; encoded by the coding sequence GTGATCACGACGCGCGAGCTGATCGCGCAGGCCCGGGCCCGCGAAGAGGCCATGGCGCGGGTGGAGGAGCTGCTGGCGTCGGCGTCGGGGACAGCTCACGACCGGGACGGCCAGGTCGAAGTGACGGTCGATGCCCGCGGGAAGCTGCTGCGGTTGTGGCTGGCGCCGTCGGCGGTGGAGCTGGGCGAGGGGCTGGGGCCGCTGGTGGTGGAGATCGCCCAGGCGGCCATGCGCGAGGCCACGCAGGACGGGTACAACAAGGTGGCCTTGCTGGTGGGCGAGGACATGACCGCCATGATCGAGCGGATGACCGGGATGCCGGCGCCGGCCCGTGCGGAGGACGACGACCCGGGGATGACGGTCGAGGAGTTCCAGCGGTTGCGGGAGGAACGGTTGGGGGCTTCGCCCGCTGCTGCTTCTCCTGCCCCGAGCGTTGAGGACGAGGACGCTTACTGGGAGAGTTTCGACCCGGCTTCGCTGCGCTCGGATCGCTGA